Sequence from the Amycolatopsis sp. NBC_00345 genome:
GTGGTGGAGCAGAACGTCTGGATCTCCTCGGCCGTGCCCGGCTCCTGGTCCGCGAACTGGTTGCACGGGAAGCCGACCACGGAGAAGCCCCGGTCGCCGTACTGTTCCTGCAGCCGCTCCAGCCCGGTGTACTGCGGGGTCAGGCCGCACTTCGACGCGACGTTGACCACCAGCAGCGTCTTGCCGCCGAGCGCGCCGAGGGTGGTGTCCTCGCCCGAGAGCGTCTTCAGCGGAATCTCGTTGATACCCATTTCTTTGGTGCCCTTTCACTCATGCGGCGATGTCGCTCGCGCGGCAATGCGGCTAGGTCAGCAGTGCCCGCGCGTCCAGATGTCCGAACGGCCCGTCGTCGCGCCGGTATTCCGCCGCCAGTTCGGCGGCGCGTGTCCGGTTGCCCGCGCGGAGCAGCCCGGCGAGCGTGTCGAAGCGTTCGGTGTGCACGTGGGCGCGGCGGCGCGCGTAGTCGGCGGCGGAGTCTTTCGTGACCATAAAGGCCCA
This genomic interval carries:
- a CDS encoding glutathione peroxidase, coding for MGINEIPLKTLSGEDTTLGALGGKTLLVVNVASKCGLTPQYTGLERLQEQYGDRGFSVVGFPCNQFADQEPGTAEEIQTFCSTTYGVSFPLFEKLDVNGEGRHPLYTSLTETPDAEGDAGDVQWNFEKFLISPAGEVVGRFRPRTEPEDEAVVKAIEAALPV